One window of Methanobacterium alkalithermotolerans genomic DNA carries:
- a CDS encoding 30S ribosomal protein S14, translating to MPRKYGKASRKCSRCGDHSAMVRRYGLMLCRQCFRELAPKIGFKKYN from the coding sequence ATGCCAAGAAAATATGGAAAGGCATCCAGAAAATGTTCAAGATGCGGGGATCACTCTGCTATGGTTAGAAGATACGGGCTCATGTTATGCAGACAGTGTTTCAGAGAACTCGCACCTAAAATCGGATTTAAAAAATATAATTAG
- the rnp1 gene encoding ribonuclease P protein component 1 has product MITPHNLFRHELIGLNVEIVESSHQGLVGIKGKVVDETRNTVCLERPDGKEIVVAKSTSLFHFRIPEGSVVEIDGKVLVSRPEDRIKKKFRKI; this is encoded by the coding sequence ATGATAACTCCACATAACCTATTTCGTCATGAACTGATTGGTTTAAATGTTGAAATAGTTGAAAGCTCTCATCAAGGGCTGGTAGGAATTAAAGGGAAAGTTGTAGACGAAACTCGAAATACTGTTTGCCTGGAAAGGCCGGATGGTAAAGAGATTGTCGTTGCAAAAAGTACCTCACTTTTCCATTTTCGAATCCCGGAAGGATCAGTGGTGGAGATAGATGGGAAGGTTCTGGTAAGTCGTCCTGAAGATAGAATAAAAAAGAAATTTAGGAAAATTTAA
- the rpsE gene encoding 30S ribosomal protein S5 translates to MNNYKKEEWEPRTNLGRMVKEGVISNIDEIFEKGLPIMELGIIDTLLPDLEEEVMDVNLVQRMHKSGRKVNFRVIVAVGNKNGYVGLGQGKAREVGPAIRKAVDDAKYNIIKVRRGCGDWGCVCGKEHTVPFKVDGKRGSVRVTLIPAPGGVGLAIGDVGKTIMKLAGVDDVWSATSGQTQTTVNFASATFDALKKLSKVKAQKKDLKNLGVCTS, encoded by the coding sequence ATGAACAATTACAAAAAGGAGGAATGGGAGCCAAGAACCAATCTAGGTCGTATGGTGAAAGAAGGAGTCATCAGTAATATTGATGAGATATTTGAAAAAGGACTCCCCATCATGGAACTGGGAATCATTGATACTTTACTCCCTGATCTGGAAGAAGAGGTAATGGATGTTAACCTGGTCCAGAGAATGCACAAATCTGGAAGAAAAGTAAATTTCAGGGTGATTGTTGCTGTGGGTAACAAAAATGGTTACGTTGGTTTAGGACAGGGAAAAGCCCGAGAAGTAGGTCCTGCCATTAGAAAAGCAGTTGACGATGCCAAATATAACATTATAAAAGTTAGAAGAGGCTGCGGTGACTGGGGTTGTGTTTGTGGAAAAGAACACACCGTTCCTTTCAAAGTTGATGGAAAAAGAGGAAGTGTTCGAGTAACTTTAATCCCTGCTCCAGGAGGAGTGGGATTGGCTATTGGGGATGTAGGTAAAACTATAATGAAACTGGCTGGTGTGGATGACGTATGGTCTGCTACCAGTGGTCAAACCCAGACCACAGTTAACTTTGCCAGTGCAACATTTGATGCCCTTAAAAAGTTAAGTAAAGTGAAGGCTCAGAAGAAAGATCTTAAAAACCTGGGTGTTTGTACCAGCTAA
- a CDS encoding 50S ribosomal protein L32e — MKKKFKRQEYARYKKLGQKWRKPKGKTSKTRRYEKGKPAMPSVGYGSPKDSRGLHPSGYQDILLCNIKELEDLDPEYQAGRISSTVGRRKKEIMLEKAKELGIKIFNK; from the coding sequence ATGAAGAAAAAATTCAAAAGACAGGAATATGCCAGGTACAAAAAACTTGGTCAAAAGTGGAGAAAACCCAAGGGAAAAACTAGTAAAACTAGGAGATACGAAAAGGGTAAACCTGCAATGCCTTCTGTTGGATACGGTTCTCCTAAAGATTCAAGGGGTCTTCATCCCTCTGGTTATCAGGACATACTCCTATGTAACATTAAAGAATTAGAGGACTTAGATCCAGAGTACCAGGCAGGAAGAATCAGCTCTACTGTGGGCAGAAGAAAAAAGGAAATAATGCTTGAAAAAGCTAAAGAATTGGGTATTAAAATATTTAACAAATAA
- a CDS encoding 30S ribosomal protein S4e: MAKMGSRKHLKRYKSPKHWPIHPKEDKWTVKPAAGPHSIESSLPLLIVIRDILEIADNSREAKRILNNGEILVDGHVRKDYKFPVGFMDVIQIPKTGGNYRVLPDEKGRLVLHPIPEENVSFKLCKIEDKTIIKGGKTQLNLHDGKNCLSDESFSAGDVINLKLPEKEINDAIKFEEGNIGLVTGGKHIGEIGKIKEIIITKSARPNTAVIETAEKKTFLTLKDYVFVIGKEEPVISLPGGK, translated from the coding sequence ATGGCAAAAATGGGATCAAGAAAACACTTAAAAAGATATAAATCCCCTAAACATTGGCCTATTCACCCAAAAGAGGATAAATGGACGGTTAAGCCGGCTGCAGGTCCTCACTCAATTGAAAGCTCACTACCTCTATTAATTGTTATTAGGGATATTTTGGAAATTGCTGATAACTCCCGGGAAGCAAAGAGGATATTGAATAATGGTGAGATACTGGTTGATGGCCATGTTAGAAAAGATTACAAATTCCCTGTTGGTTTTATGGATGTAATCCAAATTCCTAAAACTGGAGGAAATTATCGAGTTTTACCAGATGAAAAGGGTAGACTGGTTTTACACCCCATACCTGAAGAAAATGTTTCATTTAAACTATGCAAAATTGAAGATAAGACCATCATTAAAGGTGGAAAAACTCAATTAAATCTTCACGACGGTAAAAACTGTTTGAGCGATGAATCATTCTCTGCAGGGGATGTAATTAACCTTAAACTACCTGAAAAAGAAATTAATGATGCCATTAAATTTGAAGAAGGCAACATTGGTTTAGTTACTGGTGGTAAACACATCGGTGAAATTGGTAAAATTAAAGAAATCATAATTACCAAATCAGCTCGACCTAACACGGCAGTTATTGAAACTGCTGAGAAAAAGACTTTTTTGACTTTGAAAGATTACGTTTTTGTAATTGGTAAAGAAGAACCTGTTATTTCACTTCCCGGAGGTAAATAG
- the rplX gene encoding 50S ribosomal protein L24: MSKQPRKQRKFIYNAPLHIRHKLMSVTLSQDLREEHNRRSIPVKKGDTVQVMRGDFKDHEGKVEKVDLKNYRVLVDGATVQKVDGNPVYFPIHPSNLRIVEMDLSDDKRNKIIERKG; this comes from the coding sequence ATGTCAAAACAGCCTAGAAAGCAAAGGAAATTCATTTATAATGCACCCTTACACATTCGCCACAAATTAATGAGCGTAACCTTAAGTCAGGACTTAAGGGAAGAACATAACCGCAGATCCATACCTGTTAAAAAAGGGGATACAGTCCAGGTTATGCGTGGCGATTTTAAAGATCACGAGGGAAAAGTGGAAAAGGTAGATCTTAAAAACTACCGGGTACTGGTAGATGGAGCTACCGTCCAGAAAGTCGATGGAAACCCTGTTTACTTCCCTATTCATCCATCTAATTTGAGGATTGTGGAAATGGACTTAAGTGATGATAAAAGAAATAAAATTATAGAGCGGAAGGGATAA
- the rpsS gene encoding 30S ribosomal protein S19, whose translation MARKEFKYRGYTLEELQDMPLDNVIQILPSRQRRSLKRGFLPRQKKVLERIRKLKKETNKGGRPQIIKTHCRDMIILPEMVGMTFGIYNGKEYVQVQIQAEMIGSYFGEYAPTRQKVQHGDPGMGATRSSMFVPLK comes from the coding sequence TTGGCACGTAAAGAATTTAAATATCGCGGATACACTTTAGAAGAACTTCAGGACATGCCACTGGACAATGTAATACAAATATTACCATCCAGACAAAGGAGATCCTTAAAAAGAGGATTTTTACCCCGGCAGAAAAAAGTGTTGGAACGAATACGAAAATTGAAAAAAGAGACAAATAAAGGTGGTAGACCCCAGATTATTAAAACTCACTGCAGGGACATGATTATCCTCCCTGAAATGGTGGGGATGACCTTTGGAATTTACAATGGTAAAGAATATGTGCAGGTACAGATCCAAGCGGAAATGATTGGATCTTACTTTGGGGAATACGCACCAACCAGACAGAAAGTTCAACATGGAGATCCCGGAATGGGAGCTACCAGATCATCTATGTTTGTACCTCTCAAATAA
- a CDS encoding 50S ribosomal protein L18: MARGSRYKVSFRRRREGKTDYKARLSLIDIDKSRLVVRITNNHVIAQVINVAEMGDETLVSAHSKELEKMGWKAGTKNTAAAYLTGYLCAKKALSKGIEYAVLDIGLKSSIRGSKIFAVLKGAADAGLNVPHGESILPDESRIKGEHIAEYAQSLDDEQLKQKFSQYLDKGISPSDLPEHFEEIRKKIDEAEV, translated from the coding sequence TTGGCACGCGGATCAAGATACAAGGTATCATTTAGAAGAAGAAGAGAAGGAAAAACAGATTATAAGGCCAGATTAAGCTTGATTGATATTGATAAATCACGTTTAGTTGTTAGAATAACCAATAACCATGTCATTGCCCAGGTTATTAATGTGGCTGAGATGGGTGATGAAACTTTAGTTTCTGCACATTCCAAAGAATTAGAGAAAATGGGATGGAAGGCTGGAACCAAAAATACGGCTGCTGCTTATTTAACCGGATACCTGTGTGCTAAAAAAGCACTCAGTAAGGGCATTGAATATGCAGTTTTAGATATTGGACTTAAATCATCCATCAGAGGATCCAAAATTTTTGCAGTATTAAAAGGTGCTGCTGATGCTGGTTTGAATGTTCCTCATGGGGAATCTATTCTCCCTGATGAAAGCCGGATTAAAGGTGAACATATTGCAGAATATGCACAATCATTGGATGATGAACAATTAAAGCAAAAATTCTCCCAGTATCTGGATAAGGGAATCTCACCATCTGATTTACCGGAACACTTTGAAGAAATTAGAAAGAAGATAGATGAGGCTGAGGTATAA
- the yciH gene encoding stress response translation initiation inhibitor YciH — protein MKICDVCGLPDELCVCEEIAREVQTVKVYTVRRRFGKLMTIVEGIDEHDIDMKELTKELKAKCACGGTAKKGQIELQGDHKKRVKEVLANMGFSSDTIEIREIDRRSNRRR, from the coding sequence ATGAAAATCTGCGATGTATGTGGTCTTCCAGATGAACTCTGCGTCTGTGAAGAAATAGCACGAGAAGTTCAGACCGTTAAAGTATACACAGTGCGAAGAAGATTCGGAAAACTGATGACCATTGTAGAGGGCATAGATGAGCATGATATTGATATGAAGGAACTTACCAAAGAATTAAAAGCCAAATGTGCCTGTGGCGGTACTGCAAAAAAAGGCCAGATTGAACTTCAAGGGGATCATAAAAAGAGAGTTAAAGAAGTTCTGGCAAATATGGGCTTTTCTTCCGATACTATCGAAATAAGGGAGATAGATCGAAGGAGCAACAGAAGAAGATAA
- the rpmC gene encoding 50S ribosomal protein L29, protein MAILRSKEIRDMELDEIHKKLDELKAEYAKNVSKSSAAGVYENPGKIKELKRTIARVLTIINEKEKET, encoded by the coding sequence ATGGCGATTTTGAGAAGTAAAGAAATACGGGATATGGAACTTGATGAGATCCATAAAAAACTGGATGAACTCAAGGCCGAATATGCCAAAAATGTTTCTAAAAGTTCTGCAGCCGGAGTATATGAAAACCCGGGGAAAATTAAGGAACTTAAAAGAACTATTGCTCGTGTTCTTACCATCATTAATGAAAAAGAGAAGGAGACATAA
- a CDS encoding 50S ribosomal protein L2 has product MGKRLISQRRGRGTPTYTSASHRFKGKIEYRSYDELEKEGSLKGKVVEIMHDPGRSAPVAMVKFENGEKKLILAPESIQINDDIACGISAPISPGNSLPIGEIPEGTPVYNIENRPGDGGRFVRSSGTYASLITHDVDKAVIELPSGELKSFNPQCRATIGVVAGGGRKEKPFLKAGNRYHSLKAKGKKCMTVRGVAMNAVDHPHGGGNRQHPGRPTTVSRNAPPGRKVGSIAARRTGKRR; this is encoded by the coding sequence ATGGGAAAACGTTTGATTTCACAAAGGAGAGGACGGGGGACTCCTACTTACACCAGTGCTTCGCACCGTTTCAAAGGAAAAATTGAGTACCGCTCCTACGACGAACTCGAAAAAGAAGGTAGTTTGAAGGGTAAAGTAGTAGAAATAATGCATGACCCGGGAAGAAGTGCACCGGTGGCCATGGTTAAATTTGAAAATGGTGAAAAAAAGCTCATTTTAGCCCCGGAAAGTATACAAATTAATGATGATATTGCCTGTGGAATTTCTGCACCAATAAGTCCGGGAAACTCATTACCTATTGGAGAAATTCCAGAGGGTACTCCTGTTTACAACATTGAAAATAGACCTGGAGATGGTGGCAGATTTGTTAGATCTTCAGGAACTTATGCTTCTTTAATCACTCATGACGTGGATAAAGCAGTTATTGAACTTCCATCTGGTGAATTAAAATCATTTAATCCCCAATGCAGAGCTACAATAGGTGTAGTTGCTGGTGGAGGAAGAAAAGAAAAACCATTCCTCAAAGCAGGTAATAGATACCATTCCTTAAAAGCAAAGGGTAAAAAATGTATGACCGTTAGAGGAGTGGCTATGAATGCAGTAGATCACCCTCATGGTGGTGGAAACAGACAACACCCCGGACGGCCTACAACTGTATCCAGAAATGCTCCACCAGGACGTAAAGTTGGTTCAATTGCAGCAAGAAGGACAGGGAAGCGTAGATAA
- a CDS encoding 30S ribosomal protein S17, protein MVGIEVPKPESECNDPNCPFHGTLPVRGQILEGIVTSDKSERTITLERSFYKFIRKYERYEKRKSKISAHLPDCIQVNIGDTVKVAECRPLSKTKHFVVVEVKGEK, encoded by the coding sequence ATGGTTGGCATTGAAGTTCCAAAACCTGAATCCGAGTGTAATGATCCTAACTGTCCTTTTCACGGAACTTTACCTGTTAGGGGACAAATCCTGGAAGGCATAGTTACAAGTGACAAATCTGAAAGGACCATTACATTGGAAAGAAGTTTTTATAAATTCATAAGAAAATACGAAAGATACGAAAAAAGAAAATCAAAAATTAGCGCCCATTTACCTGATTGTATTCAAGTAAATATTGGTGACACAGTGAAAGTCGCAGAATGCAGACCCTTAAGTAAGACCAAGCATTTTGTGGTGGTTGAGGTAAAGGGAGAGAAGTGA
- a CDS encoding 50S ribosomal protein L14 encodes MKAITSNVAKALPIGARLQCVDNTGAREVEIISVKGYKGVRRRLDVAGVGDMIIVSVKKGSADMRKEVMTAVVVRQKKEYRRADGLRVKFEDNAAVIISPEGVIKGSEIRGPVAKEAADRWPGIGSAASIIV; translated from the coding sequence ATGAAGGCTATAACATCTAATGTTGCCAAAGCACTACCCATAGGCGCTCGACTTCAATGTGTGGATAACACCGGAGCAAGAGAAGTGGAAATCATTTCTGTTAAAGGATATAAAGGTGTTCGCCGAAGACTGGATGTAGCTGGTGTAGGTGATATGATCATTGTATCTGTAAAAAAAGGATCTGCCGACATGAGGAAAGAAGTCATGACTGCGGTTGTGGTCCGGCAGAAAAAAGAATACAGAAGGGCCGATGGACTCCGGGTGAAATTCGAAGATAATGCTGCGGTTATTATAAGTCCAGAAGGAGTTATAAAAGGTTCAGAAATTAGAGGTCCAGTTGCTAAAGAAGCAGCAGACCGATGGCCGGGCATAGGAAGCGCAGCTAGCATTATTGTATAA
- a CDS encoding 30S ribosomal protein S8 — MTLMDPLANALTNMRNNELQGNERCKISPASKLIGHVLRTMQKEAYIGEFEYVDDGKAGKFIVELEGNINQCGVIKPRHAVKKDEFEKFETRYLPAKNFGIMIVTTPEGIMTHKEAKEKAIGGRLLAYIY; from the coding sequence ATGACTCTTATGGATCCTCTTGCAAATGCCCTGACCAATATGAGAAACAATGAATTGCAGGGAAATGAAAGATGTAAAATATCTCCTGCTTCTAAATTGATCGGGCATGTCTTAAGGACTATGCAAAAAGAAGCTTACATCGGCGAATTTGAATACGTGGATGATGGTAAAGCTGGAAAATTTATAGTTGAATTGGAAGGAAATATAAACCAGTGTGGGGTTATAAAGCCCAGACACGCGGTTAAAAAGGACGAATTTGAAAAATTCGAAACAAGATACTTGCCAGCTAAAAATTTTGGAATTATGATAGTTACCACTCCGGAGGGTATAATGACCCATAAGGAAGCTAAAGAAAAAGCTATTGGTGGCAGACTACTGGCATACATATATTAG
- a CDS encoding 50S ribosomal protein L6, which translates to MVLGALIREEIEIPEDVEVTINDEVQVKGPQGQISRKFVYPNITIKKDDDKIIVESSFPKKNDKAMLGTIRSHIRNMITGVTDGFSYNMKIVYAHFPMAVKVTGNNVTIENFLGERHPRKAKIVGTAQVKVKGEEVEITGINKEDVGQTMANLEQATKVKGRDPRVFQDGIYLTNKG; encoded by the coding sequence ATGGTTCTAGGAGCTTTGATTCGGGAAGAAATAGAAATCCCGGAAGATGTGGAAGTCACCATCAATGATGAAGTACAGGTGAAAGGACCTCAGGGTCAGATCTCCCGTAAATTCGTCTACCCTAACATCACCATTAAAAAGGATGATGATAAAATCATCGTGGAATCTTCTTTTCCTAAGAAGAATGATAAAGCAATGTTGGGAACTATCCGCTCCCATATACGCAATATGATTACAGGGGTAACTGATGGTTTCAGTTATAATATGAAAATTGTTTATGCTCATTTCCCTATGGCAGTTAAAGTCACAGGAAACAATGTTACCATTGAAAATTTCCTGGGGGAGAGACATCCTCGTAAAGCTAAAATCGTGGGCACTGCTCAGGTTAAGGTCAAAGGTGAGGAAGTGGAAATTACCGGCATTAACAAGGAAGACGTGGGACAAACAATGGCTAACTTGGAACAGGCCACTAAAGTCAAGGGAAGAGATCCACGGGTATTCCAGGACGGCATATACCTTACTAACAAGGGATAA
- the rplV gene encoding 50S ribosomal protein L22, which yields MAKINYAFKEDDKAKTAKAIGRALKISPKHAVEICRELRGMKLERAKVYLEEVIQMQKAVPFKRHNKKVGHRKGLKGWPTGRYPVKAAGHILKVLENAEANAEYKGLDSENLKIMHISSHRGFVIRGWTPRAFGRASPFNTPTTHVQIVLGEA from the coding sequence ATGGCTAAAATTAATTACGCTTTCAAAGAAGACGATAAGGCCAAAACAGCCAAGGCAATTGGAAGAGCTCTCAAAATATCACCTAAGCACGCTGTTGAGATATGCAGAGAACTTAGAGGAATGAAACTGGAAAGAGCCAAAGTTTATCTTGAAGAGGTAATTCAGATGCAAAAAGCTGTTCCCTTCAAAAGACACAATAAAAAAGTAGGTCACCGTAAAGGATTGAAAGGCTGGCCTACTGGTAGATATCCAGTTAAAGCTGCAGGCCATATATTGAAGGTCCTGGAAAACGCGGAAGCCAATGCAGAATACAAAGGATTGGACTCTGAAAACTTGAAAATTATGCACATTTCCAGCCACAGAGGATTTGTTATTAGGGGCTGGACTCCCCGAGCTTTTGGAAGAGCAAGTCCATTTAATACTCCCACCACTCATGTGCAGATAGTTCTTGGGGAGGCTTAG
- a CDS encoding 50S ribosomal protein L19e → MNLTTQKRLAADILKVGVNRVWIDPEQLEEVSRAITRESVKQLIDNKAIKAKPQKGTSSFRSKKIAEQKSKGRRKGRGSIKGAKGARRPKKEAWMTTIRALRKDLKDMRDKREINNTTYRKLYKMAKGGAFRSKSYMKTYARDHDLLR, encoded by the coding sequence ATGAATCTTACTACTCAGAAAAGATTAGCTGCGGATATTCTAAAAGTAGGGGTTAACCGGGTATGGATTGACCCGGAACAACTTGAAGAGGTATCACGGGCCATAACCAGAGAAAGTGTGAAGCAGTTAATAGATAACAAAGCGATCAAGGCTAAACCTCAAAAAGGGACAAGCAGTTTCAGATCAAAGAAAATTGCAGAACAAAAAAGCAAAGGAAGAAGAAAAGGAAGAGGTAGTATAAAAGGAGCTAAAGGTGCTAGAAGACCTAAAAAAGAAGCTTGGATGACTACCATAAGGGCCTTAAGAAAGGACCTTAAAGATATGAGAGATAAAAGGGAAATTAACAATACTACTTATCGTAAATTATATAAAATGGCCAAGGGTGGTGCCTTCAGAAGTAAATCTTACATGAAAACCTACGCCCGGGACCATGACTTGCTCAGGTAG
- a CDS encoding 50S ribosomal protein L5 translates to MNPMEEVIISKATINIGVGEAGEALAKAEKLINSITGQKSVRTFSKVTNPEFGIRKNQPIGCKVTLRGEKADKAIKMVLDGIGNKLKSRQFDSQGNVSFGINEHIDIPGMRYDPDIGIYGMNVSVTFEKPGYRIKKRKIQRKKIPAKHMVTKEDTMKFMQEKFQIEII, encoded by the coding sequence ATGAACCCCATGGAAGAGGTAATAATATCCAAAGCCACCATCAATATTGGTGTGGGTGAAGCCGGCGAAGCTCTGGCTAAAGCTGAAAAACTTATAAATTCTATCACCGGTCAAAAATCTGTCAGGACTTTCTCTAAAGTTACTAATCCTGAATTCGGTATTAGAAAAAATCAACCTATTGGTTGCAAAGTAACTTTGAGGGGCGAAAAAGCAGATAAAGCTATTAAAATGGTTTTAGATGGTATAGGCAACAAACTCAAATCAAGGCAGTTTGATTCCCAGGGTAATGTTTCATTTGGAATAAACGAACATATTGATATTCCTGGAATGAGATATGATCCGGATATCGGGATATATGGTATGAATGTGTCTGTTACCTTTGAAAAACCAGGCTACCGTATAAAAAAAAGGAAAATCCAACGGAAGAAAATACCAGCTAAACACATGGTTACCAAGGAAGATACCATGAAATTTATGCAGGAAAAATTCCAGATTGAGATAATTTAA